The DNA sequence TCGCTTTCGGCGAGCGAGTTCGAGAGGTGGTTGAAGATCCCGGGCTGGTTGCGGATCGCGCGACCGGCGACGGTCAGACAGGCCAGCGGTCGCTCGCGCAGGTCGACGAGGTTCTTGAACTCGCCTTCGATGCTTGTGCCACCCGAAAGCAGATCGCCGTGCTGGTAGTGGACGACGCGGACGTCGAGGCCGCCGTCTTTGTACGAGAGCGCGGACGGCGCGACGACTTCGGCCCCGCGGAACGAGAGGTTCCGGAGTTCGTCGACGGAGATTTCGCCGACGTTGCGGGCTCCTTCGACGACGTTCGGGTCGCCGGTCATGACGCCTTCGACGTCGGTGACGATGACAACCTCGTCGGCGTCCATGTACTTGCCCATCATGACCGCCGTGGTGTCACTGCCACCGCGACCGAGCGTCGTGATAGAACCGTCGGGGCCTTCTGCGAGGAAGCCAGTGATGACGGGCACAGTCCCGTCCATCTCTGCGGCGACCTCTTTGGCGCGCCGTTGGGTCTCCTCGACGTCGACCTCACCGTACTCGTCGGTGATGATCGGCCACTCCTCGCTGCCGGGTTCGAGGAAGGTCGCGTCGATCCCGCGAGCCGACAGCGCGGCCTTGAGCATCCGGACCGACGTCCGCTCGCCCATACTGACGATCTGGGCGCGGTCGGCATCGTCGGTCTCGAAGGTGATCTCGTCGAGCAGTTCGTCGGTCGTCGACCCCATCGCGCTGGCGACGACAGCGATCTCGTGGCCGTCTTCGACGGCAGCAGCAACCGAGTCCGCGGCGCGGTTGATCCGATCCCCGCTGCCGAGACTCGTTCCGCCGAACTTGGCTACGACGCGCATGCTGCCACCTCACAGACGGCCCACATTGCGATGCTGTGACTCATACTCGAGTCGTTACCAGAGCGGGCAGATAACTGTGTCCCATCGCGCCCGTTTTTACCATCCGTCCAATTGTCGACGATCGAGTCTCGAAACCGCCGATTGCCACCCCGGTCACGGTCCGTCCGCTGCCAAAATGTGAGACGAAAGCCGGCATGTCGTCGTCAATTGGGCGGGGTAACATTCACTGTTGTGCGCAGCATTACCATACGTCGATGAACGTACGTGACGCACTCGAGGCCGATGCTGACGCGCTCGCGTCGATTGCCGACTCACCGACGGACGTGATGCGAAATCTCGTCCACGACCGCACGGTGCGCGTCGCAGAGGACGGCAGTCACGATCCGAACGCGGATATCTCGAACACACAGTACGACGGCTCGGATCCAGAGGACCTGCTTGGCTTCATTAGCTTCGACGCGCGCGAAGACACCGTCCATGTCACGCAACTCGACGGTACGGGCGACGCCTGCAAGCGGCTACTGGCCGAACCGGTGCGCTTTGCCGAACGCGAGTCGATGGCCGTCGAAGTGCTCGCAGCACAGGACGCCACCGCGATCGAGCGCGCTGCCGACGAACTCGGCTTCGAACGCCGCGGTCGTGGCCCGCGGTTCGACGGCGCGCCGACCGTCCGATTTCGACTCGAGCCCGCAAGCTACAGTCCCAACTGACCCACGTCAGCCATCGTCTACCGGCTCCGATACATCTCCGAGCGCCGGGTCAGACTCGAGCCTGAGATAGTCGATCGCCGTCCGAGAGAAGAGATCCCGCATCGTCTCCTGTGGCAGGTCACGAGCGAGGAGGCCGGCCCGCTCGTTGCGATAGGGATACGGAATGTTCGGGAAGTCCGAGCCGTACATGATCGACTCGGAGAGTTCGACGAACGTCTCATCGGCGATCGAAGACGGATCGAACCCCATCGTCTCCGGGGCCGATGTCGACATCGCGAACGTCGTATCGAGATAGACCGAGTCGTGGTCACGTGCGAGGTCGACAAACGCCTCGACCTCGTAGGCCCCCATGTGCGCACAGCAGACCCGAAGGTCCGGATAGGAACCCACCAGTTCGGCGAAAGCGTCGAAGCCGACGTAGGCGTTGTCCTCGAACATCGGTGCCGTCCCCCCGTGGTAGGTGACCGGGCGGTCGTACTCCGCGACGACCTCGAGGGCGGGCTCGAGGCGCGAATCCGCGGGGCGGCACTTCTGGACCGGGCAGTGAATTTTCAGGCCGCGAGCGCCCGCCTCGAACGCGTCACGGACGATGGCCGCGACATCTTCGTCGTCGGGATGAACGGTTGCGAACGGGATCAACATATCCGACGAGGCAGCCTGCTCGCAGAGCCACGTATTGAGTTCCCGTGCGAGGTCGGCCTCGTGGGCGTAGGGAAGCGCGACGTGAGCAGCGACGCCTGCAGCCTGAAGGGCGTCTTCGATCGCTGGCCGAGTCACGGGATGTGAAAACTCCCAGTCAGCCTCGGCACTGAGCGAGCGTCGGATCGCGGCGGCGAGCCGTTCGGGAAACAGATGTGTGTGGGCGTCGATCGCGGGTCGAAACGCGGTTTCGTTGGTCTCCGCGGAGAGACTGTTGTCAGGAGATGACATATCGATCGGACGTCAGTCGCTAACGCGGTCGCGGTCAATAGCTGTACCGCTGACAGTGAGCGCAATCACACTAGCTGAATTTCTGGACGGTCACATCGAGCGTATCGAGATCGACGATCGGCGCGAAGCCGGCGTCGGGATCGATGTTGACGCTCTTCTGGAAGTCCGTCTGGGCCTGCCAGCAGCCGGAGTTGATCGCGAGGACGTTGTGGTACTTCCCGAAACCGAGTTTGTGGACGTGACCGGTGTGGAAAATGTCGGGGACCTCCTCCATCACGAGGTAGTCTTTCTCCTCGGGCGCCAGCCGCGTGTGGCCCCCGAACTGGGGCGCGACGTGGCGCTTCTTGAGCAGGTGGTACATCGCCTTGTGCGGGTCGTCGTAGCTGGCCTTTTCTTCAGGGAGTTCCGCGATGACTTCGTCCAGCGAGACGCCGTGGTACATCAGCACGGAGACGCCCTCGAGCGTCACTGTCGACGGATTACTCACGATCTGGGGGTCGTGGGCGGCCATGATCTCCCGGAGTTCCTCGTCGAATCCCGGCTGAGGTTCCGCGAGGCGGACCGCGTCGTGGTTGCCGGGGATCATGACGATCTCGATGTCGCCGGGCACTTTCTTCAGGTGTTCGCTGAACGCTTCGTACTGCTCGTAGATGTCGACGATGTCGAGTTCCTCGTCCTGATCGGGGTAGACACCGACGCCTTCGACCATATCGCCAGCTAACAGCATGTACTCGACGTGCTGGGCCTGATCGGTGTGCAGCCAGTCGGCAAACGCATTCCAGGCGTCTTCCATGAACTCCTGGCTGCCGACGTGGACGTCGCTGATCAGCGCCGCCTGCACGTGGCGATCCGCAGTCGAGGGCTCGTAGGTTCGGGGCACATCGGGGAAGTACATCGAGTCGACGAACGCGATCCCCGAGTCGTCCGCTAAGGTTCCTTCCATCGCCAACACCTCGTCGTGGAGCAACTCGTCGACGAGGTCGACGTACTCGCGGTCTTTCATCACGAGCCACGGGAAAGTCCCAGTCGCATCCTCGAGTTCGATCAGCCAGTGGCCGCTGGCAGTCGAGCGGATGTCGTTGACCAGTCCGACCATCGCGGCCTCGCTGCCGCCGGGCATCGACTGAATGGCCGTCGCCGGGCGGTGATTGACCCGACTCCGAAGTTTCGCGCCGAGTCGATCGAGCCGATCCCGAAAGACGGAGACGAAGTCGCTGTACTCACCGGTCCCCGTGCTCTCGCCGGTCATATCGCCGGCGATCTCGATCGAGCGCATCGCGGGATCGGCGGATCGCTCGGCGGGTACAGACCCCTCCGTTTCGACTGGAGATCGATCGGAAGAATTGCGTTCTCGTGTCGAGTTAGTTCCACTTGAAACAGAGGGGGGCGACTCGGTCGGTGTACCCGTCGCGGGATCGTCGGATCGAGTCACCCCGCCAGCGTCGGTCGCAAGCGCTGTCTCCACGTGTTCGGCCCGGACGACTAGCGCGTCATCCGGAACGTCCTCGAGGACACGCTCGAGCGCCGCATGTGGGTCGTCGGTCGCCGTGAGCCGCGTGACCGCCTCGCGCTCGGCGTTGTAGCCACGGCTCGTGAGTTCGCTCACGAGTCGGGCGGCGGCCTCGAGTGGCACACATCTCGCATTCTCGAGGGGCACAAAAAGGATAGCGAATCAGCGAGCGCATTGCCACGCACACTCGAACCCAGGTCACATGGCAGAGAGACGTAACGAGAGTGCCGGAAAGTTGATACCGAGGTCGGCGAAATCGAACGCCAATGGACGGTTCCGACACCGGTGAGTCTGACCCCGATCGGTCCGACCGTCTCGGAGCTACCTCGAGACGGGATAGAGACCCGACACTGGAGTCGGACGACCGCGAACAGGATGCCGATGCACGATCTCGAACACGCAGCGATGCGGAGACGATCGCAGACGTTGGGCTCGGCCGCTGGCTGCTCGAGACGGACACTCGAGTTGGCACCGCGGTTCGAGACGTCGTGACGATCGTCGCGATCGTGGCGATCAGTGGCAGCCTACTGGTCGGGATCGGCGGTGCCTGGCCGCCGCTCGTCGCCGTCGAGAGTGGCAGTATGGAACCCAACATCGAGCAAGGAGATCTCGTTTTCATCGTCGACGAGGAGCGGTTCGCCGGCGATAGTGCCGTCGCGGAAACGAACATCGTCACCGCCCAGCACGGCCACGACAGCGGCTACCAACGGTTCGGGAAACCAGGTGACGTCATCATCTTCCTGCCGAACGGCGATCCGACGAAGACGCCGACGATCCACCGCGCCCAGTTTCGGGTCGAACAGGGTGAACGATGGGTCAAAACGAAGGCCGATCCCGCGTATTTAAACGGCGCAACCTGTGCCGACCTCGCGTCGTGTCCAGCGCCCCACGATGGTTTTATCACGAAAGGCGACGCCAATCCGGCCTACGATCAGCTCCCGCGGTCGGGTGCGAAGACGACCGTCGTCAGCGCCGAGTGGGTCACCGGCAAGGCGGTGGTTCGGGTCCCGTGGATCGGCGAGCTTCGACTGGCAGTCGATTCGATCCGTTCGGTCGTCGGCACCGGTCCGATCATCGTCGCCACCGTCGCCAGCGTGTTCGCGCTCATCTGGTATGGGACGGCCGGCGAGACACGTAATCCATAGCCTGTGCGAACAGAAGGTTGATTTTCGCGCCCGGTGAAACGGGTGACGATGAGCGGCTCTAACTCCGGGACATCACCTGGCGATTCCGGCGATGACGACCGCGACCGGTCGGATGAACACGCCGGCAGTCCCCAGACGCCGTCACCGGACCCCTCACCGACCGCGTCTGATTCCAACGACGTGACGATCGAAGACGACGGAGTCATCCGCTGGTTCCTCGAGACGAACGACGAGACCGTCATGGTGACACGGGATATCTTGAGCAGCGTCGCGATCGTCGCTGCCGTTGCGCTCCTCCTGTTTGGCGTCAGTGGGATCTGGCCGCCACTCGTCGCCGTCGAGAGCGGCAGTATGGAACCCAATATGCACAGGGGAGATCTCATCTTCGTCGTCGAGGAAGGACGGTTCGCCGGCGATAACGCGATCGAGGACACCGGCGTCGTCACCCTCGAGCGCGGCCAGGAGGCAGACTACACCAAGTTCGGCAATCCCGGCGACGTCATCGTCTTCAGGCCGAACGGCAACCCCGTGGCGACACCAGTGATCCATCGGGCACACTTCTGGGTCGACGGCGGCGAACGCTGGGTCGAGACGAAAGCCAGTGAGCGCCTCGTCGGCGACGCGACCTGTGAAGAAGTCCCCAACTGCCCCGCTCCACACGCCGGCTTCGTCACGAAAGGTGACGACAATCCCGGCTACGATCAGACCGGTGGCGGTGCCGACACCACCGTCGTCAAACCCGAGTGGGTCACCGGCAAAGCACAGTACCGGATCCCGTGGCTCGGCCACGTCAGGCTGGCCGTCGACAACCTTCTCGGGGGCATGATCGTTCCGCCGTCAGCCTCGAGCCAGCTGGCAGACACACAGCCGGAGTCAGCGACGACGACACCCGCTGGTCCCGTGTCCAGCCTCGAGTCGAACGACAAACTCGCCGGCGTCGCCGGCATCGCTGGCGGCAGTATCGCACTGGCCGCAGGTCGGTATCGATCCTGAGTTGCGAGGCCGACTCACTCCTGTTGTCAGCGACGTTATCCGTCGTCTTCCGGATTCTCGAGTGGAAACAGAGGGGTACGGACGACGGCAGCGAACGGTGTGATCACGGGCCGGACGGAACGGGTCCTCGAGACCGACGCGACTGAGCGGGCGACACCAAACACGAACGCGACCGCGGTGTCGGCGGCCACGCTACTCGTCAGTTCTCGAACCGGGCCTGAATAAACGGCTGAACGTCGTCGATATCGCTCAACCGGGAGTCGCTCAGTAACACGGCCTCCGTCTCTTCGAGTGGAACGGAGAGACTGATCTCTTTGGTCCGGCCATACCGACCTTTCGAGACGACGACGGCGTTGACGATGCCGAGCATGTCGAGTTCGCTGATGAGATCCGTCACCCGACGCTGGGTCAGGACATCGGCGTCGATCTCCTCACAGAGTCGCTTGTAGATGTTGAACACCTCGCCCGTGTTGATGCTGTGGACGCCGTTTTTCTCGAGCAAGATGATCGCAAAGAGCACGAGTTTGCTCTGAGTCGGCAGCGTCCGGACGACTTCGACGACGCGGTCGAGTTCGATCTTGTCCTGGGCCTGCCGGACGTGTTCCTCGACGATCGTCTCGGCCTGAGACCGTTCGGCCAGTTCGCCGGCGGTGCGAAGCAGATCCAGCGCACGGCGTGCGTCGCCGTGTTCCTGTGCGGCAAACGCTGCACACAGCGGGATTACGTCCTCGGAGAGGGCACTATCCTTGAACGCGACGTTCGAGCGATGCTCGAGGATGTCGCGTAACTGATTCGCGTCGTACGGCGGGAAGACGATCTCCTCTTCACCGAGAGAAGATTTGACGCGCGGGTCGAGGAAATCGGTGAATTTGAGGTCGTTCGAGATGCCGATGATCGAGACACGCGAGTTCTCGAGTTCGGAGTTCATCCGCGAGAGATTGTAGAGCGTATCGTCACCGCTTTTCTCGACGAGTTTGTCGATCTCGTCTAACATGATGACGACGACCCGCTCGTCGTAGTCGACGGCGTCGAAGAAGACGCTGTAGACGCGGTCGGTCGGCCACCCGGTCATCGGGACCTCCTCGAACGAGTCTCGGTCGTCCTCGAGTTCCTCGATGCGGGCTTCGACCGCCTCACGGCTCTCGAACGGCGTCGACTCGAGGGGATGGTCCGGCGAAATCGCGGTCGGGTCGGCAGCCGCCGAGTTTCCGGTGTCGTCGACGGACATCGGATCGGGTTCGGTGGAAGGAGAGTCTGGTTTCGATTCGGACGGATCTGAGTACCCCTCTGCTTCAGGTGGAGAACTACCTAACTCAGCAGATTCGCCCGACTCAGGCTCGATCTTGTTTCCAGACGAATCGGTGGCCTCCGACGCCGTTGCGTCCTCGAGTGCGAACTCGAACGGATCGGATGCCGTTTGGTCGTCGGACCGATCAGTCGTGTTTGCTCCGTGGGTATCGCGAGCGTCGAGGGTCGCCTCGTACTCGTCGAGGGCGTCTAGCAGCGACTCGAGGGTCGAAAGTTGCTCGTCGATCCGTTCTTCGTTCTTTTCGATGAACTTGTTCGCCAGCTGTGCGAGCACGCGATACTGGGTGTCGGTCACCTCGCAGTTGATGTACTCGACGTCACACGGGACGCTGTACTTCTGGGAAGTGCTCTCGAGTTCCTTGCTGACGAACTTCGCGCTCGCGGTCTTGCCGGTGCCAGTTTTGCCGTAGATGAGGATGTTTGACGGCGTTTCACCCCGAAGGGCGGCCACGAGAATGGTCGCCATCTTGTTGATCTGGTCGCTTCGATGGGGAAGTTCGTGTGGCGTATAGGATGGACGGAGCACTTCCTTGTTCTCGAAGATAGGTTCACCGCTGAGGAGATCGTCGAACAACCCCTGGTTCGACTCCTCGTCACCGAGGTCAGTGTTCTCGAAGTTTGTCGAGAATCCCCTCGTTCCGTCGATTTCAACCTCGTCTGAATCCGCGGTTTCTGAGTCGTCTGACATCCGTCGTACACAGGCCCCCTTATTTCGTGTGGAGTGTCGAGCCGGGAATCAGGAAACTCATGGTCTGATGGTCTCCATCGGAAGATCCACGATTCCAGATACCCGATTCGGGTCCAGTTGATGCAAACGAAACAGAGGAAAACCACGGTAATAAATTCTTCCTTTCCCTTCATCTCGTGCTGGAACGACGATCGGCGACGTCTGATTCGGTTTGAACGACAGGGAAAACGACCTGCGTGCTGAGCGAGATCGCTGCGTGTCGGGTCAACGATTCTGAGAGCGCAGTGAATTGTTACCTGCCGATTGGAGGATTGTATTGTCCGAGAGACGTGGTTCATTGGCTCGTCTACAGATGCGACAGACCGGGTGCTTTGGGCGTGCTCTCGAGGGAGCTCACCGACGAACAGCAAGGGAAGACTCAAGCTGTTGTCTCCGTGTGTCGTTCTAGTGTTACGCGCGAACGGACGTGAACTGGCATTGGACTGAAAGATAGCAAATGATTGCAGGTGTATTTGGTAAGTCGATGGTTCTGGAGTAGTATGTGATAATGTAGGTGGAATGTGGCTAACCTCTGATGATCAGACTAGAGTGAGTATAGCTAGCATTCACTACACGCCACCCCCCACCCCTTCGTTTCAGGTGGAACGGCTCAAAGGAGGGGAGGGGGTGAGAGAGGATTCTATAAGAGGAAGTTTTATATTGACCAGTCAGAAATAGTAACCGTAGAACTAGCAGAACAGAGAATAGTACTAGGAAGCTGTTCTTTCTTACTAGTCTTCACTAGAATCTTTTCTTGGGACTGTTGATGCTAGTAGATGAGCAGATCAGTTACTAGAACGAATCTAAGCAGCCAATTCGTCCGTTTCTCCGGTGTAAAACCTGTCTCGAGTGGAAATGAGGGGCAGCTTCCTTTCACTCGGTCGTTCATCGGTCCACGCTCTCGTCAGTCTCCAGTCGAAACGAAGGGGTGGGGGGCTATCGCTACACCAGTCACACTCACTCTCGCTGAGATCGATCGAGAGTATCTGTAGATTTCTCTCGGAGGCTTGTGATCCGTTCGCATTGATCGTCAGCAATGCTGGAACGACAACGTCAGTTGTGGTACTAATTCACTCGTAATCGACTCTCTTCCTGTTCGGAGTGTCAACACGTCTGACGTAGGCTTAAGTGAGTTCGCTTAGTAGTACGCGCAGATGCACCCCGCGGTGCTGGAGGGCCCAATAGATGGGACTGTTCACAGAACTCAAAGATAGTATCTCTCGGGTGACGGATCGCCTGTTTTCGGAACAGGAGCCCAAACGAATCGGTATCTACGGTCCGCCGAACGCCGGCAAGACCACGCTCGCAAACCGAATTGCACGCGATTGGACGGGTGATGCCATCGGTGCGGAGAGTCACATCCCCCACGAGACGCGTCGCGCACGTCGGAAAGAAAACGTCGAAATCGAACGCAACGGCAAGACGGTGACGATCGACATCGTCGACACGCCCGGTGTGACGACCAAGGTCGACTACGAGGAGTTCACGGACGAGCTCGGGGAGGAGGATGCGATTCGTCGCTCCCGTGAAGCGACCGAAGGCGTCGCCGAGGCGATGCACTGGCTGCGCGAAGACGTCGACGGCGTTATCTACGTGCTGGACAGCGCCGAAGACCCGATCACGCAGGTCAACACGATGTTGATCGGCATCATCGAGTCCCGCGATCTCCCGGTTCTCATCTTCGCGAACAAGACTGACCTCGAGGACTCGAGTGTCAAGCGGATCGAGGACGCCTTCCCACAGCACACGACCGTGCCGCTCTCTGCGAAAGAAGGCGACAACATGGACGAAGTGTACGACAAGATCGCGGAGTTCTTCGGGTGATACCAATGCCGAAGGCAACCAATGCAGACGATTCGGAACCGTCCGACGGCGTCCAGATCGATCTGATCAGCGGCGAACGCATGGATGGGATGGCCACGATGGAAAAGATCAGAATGATCTTGGATGGCGTCCACGACGGGAACATCGTCATCTTAGAAGAGGGGCTGACCCCGGACGAGGAGAGCCGACTCATCGAGGTGACGATGGCCGAAATCAGCCCCGACGAGTTCAACGGGATCGAGATCGAGACCTATCCCAAGTCCGAGGCCAGCGACTCGTCGCTACTCGGCCGCATCATGGGTAACGACAAGGTGGAGACGAAGCTCACCGTGATCGGACCGGCCAATCAGATCGAGACGCTCCACAAGGACGAAACGCTCATCAGTGCACTCGTGTCCCGTAACTAATGCCTCATCAGTGTACGAATTGTGGCCGAACGTTCGCTGACGGCTCCAAGGAGATGCTCTCGGGCTGTCCCGACTGTGGCGGGAACAAGTTTCAGTTCGCCCCCAAGACTGCAGCCACACCTGACTCGTCCGACGGAGCTGGTGACGCAGAATCTGCCGACAGGGGATCGACAGACTCGGACAGTGTCGCGAGCCGTGCCACAGAGACCGTCCGCGAGTGGATCACCGGAGGCGACGATCCGGCGGACGGTCGGGACCGACCGCCCGCCGAACCTGCCGCCCAGTCCAGTCCCGACGACTCGAGCACAGCGATGCACTCGGAGCGCTCGTGGCCCTCGAGCGGGGAGGCTACGACCGAGGCTGATGACGTAACCGACGAGGAGTTCGCCGAGTGGCCCGAGACGGCGCGGCGACCCGAAAACCGAACTGGCACAGCGACCGCGACGAGTGATGGATCCAATGACGATGACGATGACAGCGAGCGCTCGCGCCAGCGCTCGGTCGGGCCGACGACGACGCTTGCGGACGGCGAGAATTCGGCACAGGCCGACGCCCGCAGCGAAGTCGTTCCGGAAGATGACTTGCCCGCTCACGATGGGGCCGCTGTCTCCGAACCTCACCGTCGTGCCGATACTGGCGAGCTGTCCGATTCCCCGGCAGCCGGAGGCGATCAACCGCCAGAACACGGTCGCGTCGTCAGCGAACCGAGTGGGGATCGTCCCTCGATCGAAGACCTTCGAGAGGAACTCAACGAACAGTTCGAGAGCATCAAGATCGTTCGACCGGGCCAGTACGAACTCAACTTGATGGAACTCTACAACCGCGAGGAGTACATTATCTCCCTTCAGGAGGATGGCCGATACGTCATCGATGTCCCTGATTCCTGGCGCGACGGTGGCGACAGCGACGAGTGATCGACGCGGAGAAACGCCGGTGTTCGGGACCGCCGTCGGTCATCGACCGTCGGCGACAGTCCTCATACTCGAGCCCTCTGAGCCGCTCTCACCTATAGTACCAACTGAAACTGGTAACACACTGATCGCACAGCCATCGTGTGAGCAGGTGTGCACTGACGGTCAGTGGCTACGATAGCTCTAAACCGGTGGCGATGGTGTGATGCGGCTGCTCGAGTCACGGCAATTCGACCAGAACGCGGGGACGAGCCGGTCGAGATGGCGGACGGAGACAGATGGATTTAAGCAATGGCGATACGAGACGGCACATATGAGCACTGCAACCAAGGTTGTTCTTTCCACGGTCGCCGCATCGGCACTGCTGTCGATTCTGCTCGTTTTCCAGACGGCGCTCGCCTGATGTTCGAGGCTCGTGCGCTCCCGGATCGGCTCGCGTCGG is a window from the Natrinema sp. HArc-T2 genome containing:
- a CDS encoding S26 family signal peptidase produces the protein MSGSNSGTSPGDSGDDDRDRSDEHAGSPQTPSPDPSPTASDSNDVTIEDDGVIRWFLETNDETVMVTRDILSSVAIVAAVALLLFGVSGIWPPLVAVESGSMEPNMHRGDLIFVVEEGRFAGDNAIEDTGVVTLERGQEADYTKFGNPGDVIVFRPNGNPVATPVIHRAHFWVDGGERWVETKASERLVGDATCEEVPNCPAPHAGFVTKGDDNPGYDQTGGGADTTVVKPEWVTGKAQYRIPWLGHVRLAVDNLLGGMIVPPSASSQLADTQPESATTTPAGPVSSLESNDKLAGVAGIAGGSIALAAGRYRS
- a CDS encoding GTP-binding protein codes for the protein MGLFTELKDSISRVTDRLFSEQEPKRIGIYGPPNAGKTTLANRIARDWTGDAIGAESHIPHETRRARRKENVEIERNGKTVTIDIVDTPGVTTKVDYEEFTDELGEEDAIRRSREATEGVAEAMHWLREDVDGVIYVLDSAEDPITQVNTMLIGIIESRDLPVLIFANKTDLEDSSVKRIEDAFPQHTTVPLSAKEGDNMDEVYDKIAEFFG
- a CDS encoding aspartate kinase, with amino-acid sequence MRVVAKFGGTSLGSGDRINRAADSVAAAVEDGHEIAVVASAMGSTTDELLDEITFETDDADRAQIVSMGERTSVRMLKAALSARGIDATFLEPGSEEWPIITDEYGEVDVEETQRRAKEVAAEMDGTVPVITGFLAEGPDGSITTLGRGGSDTTAVMMGKYMDADEVVIVTDVEGVMTGDPNVVEGARNVGEISVDELRNLSFRGAEVVAPSALSYKDGGLDVRVVHYQHGDLLSGGTSIEGEFKNLVDLRERPLACLTVAGRAIRNQPGIFNHLSNSLAESEINIDAVASGMDTVTFYLDEEEAERAENILHREVIARDELSSVTVDSPVAVVRVTGGELPNQPGIISEIVNPLAEARIQLNDIITSATSVALFVDWDDREETLELTQDLF
- a CDS encoding DNA-directed DNA polymerase II small subunit, translating into MPLEAAARLVSELTSRGYNAEREAVTRLTATDDPHAALERVLEDVPDDALVVRAEHVETALATDAGGVTRSDDPATGTPTESPPSVSSGTNSTRERNSSDRSPVETEGSVPAERSADPAMRSIEIAGDMTGESTGTGEYSDFVSVFRDRLDRLGAKLRSRVNHRPATAIQSMPGGSEAAMVGLVNDIRSTASGHWLIELEDATGTFPWLVMKDREYVDLVDELLHDEVLAMEGTLADDSGIAFVDSMYFPDVPRTYEPSTADRHVQAALISDVHVGSQEFMEDAWNAFADWLHTDQAQHVEYMLLAGDMVEGVGVYPDQDEELDIVDIYEQYEAFSEHLKKVPGDIEIVMIPGNHDAVRLAEPQPGFDEELREIMAAHDPQIVSNPSTVTLEGVSVLMYHGVSLDEVIAELPEEKASYDDPHKAMYHLLKKRHVAPQFGGHTRLAPEEKDYLVMEEVPDIFHTGHVHKLGFGKYHNVLAINSGCWQAQTDFQKSVNIDPDAGFAPIVDLDTLDVTVQKFS
- a CDS encoding amidohydrolase family protein, which codes for MSSPDNSLSAETNETAFRPAIDAHTHLFPERLAAAIRRSLSAEADWEFSHPVTRPAIEDALQAAGVAAHVALPYAHEADLARELNTWLCEQAASSDMLIPFATVHPDDEDVAAIVRDAFEAGARGLKIHCPVQKCRPADSRLEPALEVVAEYDRPVTYHGGTAPMFEDNAYVGFDAFAELVGSYPDLRVCCAHMGAYEVEAFVDLARDHDSVYLDTTFAMSTSAPETMGFDPSSIADETFVELSESIMYGSDFPNIPYPYRNERAGLLARDLPQETMRDLFSRTAIDYLRLESDPALGDVSEPVDDG
- a CDS encoding DUF2073 domain-containing protein; translated protein: MPKATNADDSEPSDGVQIDLISGERMDGMATMEKIRMILDGVHDGNIVILEEGLTPDEESRLIEVTMAEISPDEFNGIEIETYPKSEASDSSLLGRIMGNDKVETKLTVIGPANQIETLHKDETLISALVSRN
- a CDS encoding S26 family signal peptidase encodes the protein MDGSDTGESDPDRSDRLGATSRRDRDPTLESDDREQDADARSRTRSDAETIADVGLGRWLLETDTRVGTAVRDVVTIVAIVAISGSLLVGIGGAWPPLVAVESGSMEPNIEQGDLVFIVDEERFAGDSAVAETNIVTAQHGHDSGYQRFGKPGDVIIFLPNGDPTKTPTIHRAQFRVEQGERWVKTKADPAYLNGATCADLASCPAPHDGFITKGDANPAYDQLPRSGAKTTVVSAEWVTGKAVVRVPWIGELRLAVDSIRSVVGTGPIIVATVASVFALIWYGTAGETRNP
- a CDS encoding AAA family ATPase, yielding MSDDSETADSDEVEIDGTRGFSTNFENTDLGDEESNQGLFDDLLSGEPIFENKEVLRPSYTPHELPHRSDQINKMATILVAALRGETPSNILIYGKTGTGKTASAKFVSKELESTSQKYSVPCDVEYINCEVTDTQYRVLAQLANKFIEKNEERIDEQLSTLESLLDALDEYEATLDARDTHGANTTDRSDDQTASDPFEFALEDATASEATDSSGNKIEPESGESAELGSSPPEAEGYSDPSESKPDSPSTEPDPMSVDDTGNSAAADPTAISPDHPLESTPFESREAVEARIEELEDDRDSFEEVPMTGWPTDRVYSVFFDAVDYDERVVVIMLDEIDKLVEKSGDDTLYNLSRMNSELENSRVSIIGISNDLKFTDFLDPRVKSSLGEEEIVFPPYDANQLRDILEHRSNVAFKDSALSEDVIPLCAAFAAQEHGDARRALDLLRTAGELAERSQAETIVEEHVRQAQDKIELDRVVEVVRTLPTQSKLVLFAIILLEKNGVHSINTGEVFNIYKRLCEEIDADVLTQRRVTDLISELDMLGIVNAVVVSKGRYGRTKEISLSVPLEETEAVLLSDSRLSDIDDVQPFIQARFEN
- a CDS encoding Zn-ribbon domain-containing protein, which codes for MPHQCTNCGRTFADGSKEMLSGCPDCGGNKFQFAPKTAATPDSSDGAGDAESADRGSTDSDSVASRATETVREWITGGDDPADGRDRPPAEPAAQSSPDDSSTAMHSERSWPSSGEATTEADDVTDEEFAEWPETARRPENRTGTATATSDGSNDDDDDSERSRQRSVGPTTTLADGENSAQADARSEVVPEDDLPAHDGAAVSEPHRRADTGELSDSPAAGGDQPPEHGRVVSEPSGDRPSIEDLREELNEQFESIKIVRPGQYELNLMELYNREEYIISLQEDGRYVIDVPDSWRDGGDSDE